From Bifidobacterium sp. ESL0790, one genomic window encodes:
- the dnaN gene encoding DNA polymerase III subunit beta, protein MKVEVNSAALADAVAWTTRVIDARPANPILAGVRLNAADGALHLSAFNYEISARHHIEAGVDEAGSVLVLGKLLADISKSLPQEKTYLSTTDTTLTITSGKSTFNMQLMPESEYPDLPEVPPTLGQVDAPTFSQAVSQACVAVSREENRPVLTGVRIQFNGDKVVMTSTDRFRLSRSSFSWTPQDANVDTQTLVRGSLLRDVARAVDEHQNVVVDFDTESPSLLGFENAGRVSTSQLIDGEFPAVDRLFADEYPIEAVIDKQLLLDAIKRVSLVAERNAPIRMVFEGQTLTLSAGTADESQAREVLDIDMDGDNITVAFNPSYLIEGLSAITEPFVRMKMTTAVKPVEFNGQQEADSDESMDYRYLLVPMRFNN, encoded by the coding sequence ATGAAAGTCGAAGTCAACTCCGCCGCTTTGGCGGACGCCGTCGCCTGGACCACACGCGTCATCGACGCCCGTCCGGCCAACCCCATTCTCGCGGGAGTCCGGCTCAACGCCGCCGATGGAGCGCTCCACCTTTCCGCGTTCAACTACGAAATCTCGGCCCGCCACCATATTGAGGCCGGGGTTGATGAGGCCGGAAGCGTTCTCGTGCTTGGCAAATTGCTCGCCGACATCTCCAAGTCGTTGCCCCAGGAAAAGACGTATCTGTCGACTACCGACACCACGCTGACCATTACTTCGGGCAAATCGACCTTCAACATGCAGCTGATGCCGGAAAGCGAATACCCGGATCTGCCCGAAGTGCCGCCGACGCTTGGCCAAGTGGACGCCCCGACGTTCTCCCAAGCGGTCTCTCAGGCGTGCGTGGCGGTCTCCCGTGAGGAGAATCGTCCGGTTCTGACAGGCGTGCGCATCCAATTCAACGGCGACAAGGTCGTCATGACCTCCACCGACCGCTTCCGTCTTTCGCGCTCGAGCTTCTCGTGGACCCCGCAGGACGCCAACGTCGACACCCAGACCCTGGTACGCGGCTCGCTGCTGCGCGATGTGGCCCGCGCCGTCGATGAACACCAGAACGTCGTGGTCGATTTTGACACGGAAAGCCCGTCATTGCTTGGTTTTGAGAACGCCGGAAGGGTGTCGACCTCGCAGCTGATCGACGGGGAGTTCCCCGCGGTCGACCGACTTTTCGCCGACGAATACCCGATCGAGGCCGTCATCGACAAGCAGCTTCTGCTCGACGCGATTAAGCGTGTGTCGCTGGTCGCCGAACGCAACGCGCCAATCCGCATGGTCTTCGAAGGCCAGACGCTCACACTTTCCGCCGGAACCGCCGACGAATCACAGGCCCGCGAGGTGCTCGACATCGACATGGACGGCGACAACATCACCGTCGCCTTCAACCCGTCGTATCTGATCGAGGGATTGAGCGCGATCACCGAGCCGTTCGTGCGCATGAAGATGACGACCGCCGTCAAGCCCGTCGAGTTCAACGGGCAGCAGGAAGCCGATTCCGACGAGTCGATGGACTACCGGTATCTGCTCGTGCCGATGCGCTTCAACAACTGA
- the recF gene encoding DNA replication and repair protein RecF (All proteins in this family for which functions are known are DNA-binding proteins that assist the filamentation of RecA onto DNA for the initiation of recombination or recombinational repair.): MFISRLVLDHFRSWGHVVVDFTPGINILKGANGLGKTNIVEAVEVLSTGSSHRVSSSLPLIERGERKATIRANVVEGDGAGANADPRDEVAKVASESGVVSADMDDMRFGHDRGNEIDGAVNGDLAKTGDDYSRENEVDDGAVDNAIAVDAMQDAGNEAISSAGNVGNSPDSARNEPIADAEPQDPQRPTTYEVTIAARGANRGRVNGGSSLYMRDIVGRVSSVSFTPEDQRLVSGDPATRRGFLDQAGALFSPDYALHLSNSTKIARQRVALLKQLQQREETPDQQQAALSGLEVWTGQFIAEGVALTRARAELVKRLAGPFAKIYNQLAGGNQDVGLEYGPSFEEVLEFERPEPEISKHFQRLYAGEVARGRNLIGPHRDDLTFMLEGMPAREFASNGEMWTLALALKMALFGQIAEVRGVKPIVILDDVFAQLDENRRRQILDFALGQDQVLVTVASGSDIPAEAARLGEVNIIDVARLKTQNEDANAALVAQLQVARGPHGHENGDSKRSEQGHDLDASHKMDDLIDLNASHTTDESGSNGLDNTGGATGVNRPDAISEQSMPSENQSQRHIARNNPKPDDADETQHLNDADAHDADDGNETERRNDVVDVQDADDSADRHEPGDDGEAA; encoded by the coding sequence GTGTTCATCTCGCGGCTGGTGCTCGACCACTTTCGCTCATGGGGGCATGTGGTCGTTGACTTCACGCCGGGCATCAACATCCTCAAAGGCGCCAACGGCTTGGGCAAGACCAACATCGTTGAGGCCGTCGAGGTGCTCTCTACTGGGTCGAGCCACCGGGTGTCGAGCTCGCTGCCGCTGATTGAGCGCGGTGAGCGCAAGGCCACCATCCGGGCCAATGTGGTCGAAGGTGACGGAGCCGGGGCAAATGCGGATCCTCGCGATGAAGTTGCCAAAGTCGCGTCCGAAAGCGGTGTGGTTTCAGCTGATATGGACGATATGCGGTTTGGTCATGATCGTGGCAATGAAATTGACGGCGCCGTCAACGGAGACTTGGCCAAGACTGGGGACGATTACAGCCGCGAAAATGAGGTGGATGACGGCGCCGTTGACAACGCGATCGCAGTCGATGCCATGCAGGATGCCGGCAATGAAGCTATCAGCTCAGCTGGGAATGTTGGGAATTCACCAGATTCGGCCCGCAACGAGCCTATTGCCGATGCTGAACCTCAGGACCCGCAACGGCCGACGACCTACGAGGTGACGATTGCGGCGCGGGGAGCCAATCGCGGGCGCGTCAACGGCGGTTCGTCGCTGTACATGCGCGACATCGTCGGACGGGTCTCGAGCGTCTCCTTCACTCCCGAGGACCAGCGGCTCGTCTCCGGCGACCCGGCGACCCGGCGCGGGTTCCTCGACCAGGCCGGCGCGCTTTTCTCCCCCGACTATGCGCTTCATCTGAGCAACAGCACCAAGATCGCCCGGCAACGTGTAGCCCTGCTCAAGCAGTTGCAACAGCGTGAGGAGACGCCCGACCAACAGCAGGCGGCCCTGAGCGGACTGGAAGTGTGGACCGGGCAGTTCATTGCCGAAGGTGTGGCCCTGACCCGTGCTCGGGCCGAGCTGGTGAAGCGCTTGGCCGGGCCATTCGCCAAGATTTACAACCAGTTGGCCGGCGGCAACCAGGACGTGGGGCTCGAATATGGGCCGTCGTTCGAGGAGGTGCTGGAATTCGAACGGCCCGAGCCTGAGATCAGCAAGCATTTCCAACGGCTTTACGCCGGTGAGGTGGCGCGTGGCCGCAACCTTATTGGCCCCCACCGCGACGATCTGACTTTCATGCTCGAGGGCATGCCCGCCCGCGAATTCGCCTCCAATGGCGAGATGTGGACACTCGCCTTGGCGCTCAAAATGGCGCTTTTCGGCCAGATCGCCGAAGTACGCGGGGTGAAGCCCATCGTCATCCTCGATGATGTGTTCGCTCAGCTCGACGAGAACCGGCGCCGGCAGATTCTTGATTTCGCGCTCGGGCAGGACCAGGTGCTCGTCACCGTCGCCTCGGGCAGCGACATCCCCGCCGAAGCGGCCAGGTTGGGCGAGGTCAACATCATTGACGTGGCCCGGCTCAAAACGCAGAACGAGGACGCCAACGCCGCCCTTGTGGCGCAATTGCAGGTTGCGCGCGGGCCGCATGGACATGAAAATGGAGACTCGAAGAGGTCTGAACAAGGGCACGATTTGGATGCCTCGCATAAAATGGACGATTTGATTGACCTGAACGCTTCGCACACGACGGATGAGAGTGGTTCGAATGGCTTGGATAATACTGGTGGCGCAACTGGTGTGAACAGGCCGGACGCGATTAGCGAACAGAGCATGCCGTCCGAAAACCAGAGTCAACGTCACATCGCACGGAACAATCCCAAGCCTGATGATGCTGACGAAACGCAACATTTAAATGATGCTGACGCGCACGATGCCGATGACGGTAATGAAACGGAACGTCGGAACGATGTCGTGGATGTGCAGGATGCCGATGATTCCGCCGACCGCCACGAACCGGGCGATGACGGGGAGGCGGCATGA
- a CDS encoding DciA family protein has product MREPINVALKLDDRKLPAEVFERLSARSMVRREWAKREEEAWRNFGKPGRDPGKLGGVMTAMAKQGDWVPHLKIAQLRNHWDQVVGEGIARHSEVTSLKDGVLTIRAESTVWATQLTYLIPQLTRTIRQRLQGLDVREIRVTGPQSHRFNRYGGRRYMRR; this is encoded by the coding sequence ATGAGGGAACCAATCAACGTCGCGCTGAAACTCGACGACCGCAAGCTGCCGGCCGAGGTCTTCGAACGGCTCTCCGCGCGCTCGATGGTGCGCCGCGAATGGGCCAAGCGCGAGGAGGAGGCTTGGCGGAACTTCGGCAAGCCCGGCCGCGACCCGGGCAAGCTCGGCGGCGTGATGACGGCCATGGCCAAGCAGGGCGACTGGGTGCCGCATCTGAAGATCGCGCAGCTGCGCAACCACTGGGACCAGGTGGTCGGCGAGGGCATCGCCCGCCACTCCGAGGTGACCAGCCTCAAGGACGGGGTGCTCACCATCCGCGCCGAATCCACGGTCTGGGCCACGCAGCTGACCTACCTCATCCCCCAGCTCACCAGAACCATCCGGCAACGGTTGCAAGGTCTCGATGTTCGTGAGATCCGCGTCACCGGGCCACAATCCCACCGTTTCAACCGGTACGGCGGTCGGCGTTATATGCGGCGTTGA
- the gyrB gene encoding DNA topoisomerase (ATP-hydrolyzing) subunit B: MADPEADSQQNVNDAEKPQEDQLEDAQLDDSLAPEHYDASDLRVLEGLEAVRIRPGMYIGSTGPRGLHHLVYEIVDNSVDEALAGYASHIEVTILPDNGIRVVDDGRGIPVDEVPGEGVSGVETVMTKLHAGGKFGGGGYAVSGGLHGVGISVVNALSTEIDVEVRRQGFHWTQNFKDQKATAPLKKGAPLAEGESTGTSVTFWADPKIFETTTYDFETLRSRFQQMAFLNKGLRISLTDERQPDMAGDEVAGSEEDTTEAKNQTVSYCYQNGIKDYVDYMVKSRKATPIEDEVIDLEAEDLKLGISAEIALQWTTAYSESVHTFANTISTTEGGTHEEGFRAALTSLINRYARDKNLLKDKDDNLSGDDVREGLTAVVSVKLTNPQFEGQTKTKLGNSEAKTFVQRVMTDRLGDWFDSHPTDAKNIIQKALEASHARIAAKKARENTRRKSVFETAGMPDKLKDCQSNNPEECELFIVEGDSAGGSAIQGRNPITQAILPLRGKILNTERASIDRIMKSDTIEALITAVGGGYGDDFDINKVRYHKVIIMADADVDGAHIATLNLTLFFRYMRPMIYAGYVYVAMPPLYRIKWTKGAHSFVYTDAERDRVLKEGREAGRQLPKGEGIQRYKGLGEMSYQELWSTTMDPEHRILKQVEIEDAARADETFSMLMGDEVEPRRLFIQRNAHDARFIDA; the protein is encoded by the coding sequence GTGGCAGACCCAGAAGCGGATTCACAACAAAATGTCAATGACGCCGAAAAGCCCCAGGAGGACCAGCTTGAAGACGCCCAGCTTGACGATTCATTGGCCCCCGAGCATTATGACGCCAGCGATCTGAGAGTTTTGGAAGGGCTCGAGGCCGTGCGTATCCGCCCGGGTATGTATATCGGTTCCACCGGCCCCCGTGGCCTGCACCATCTGGTCTACGAGATCGTCGACAACTCCGTCGACGAGGCGCTCGCGGGCTATGCCTCGCACATCGAGGTCACCATCCTGCCCGACAACGGCATCCGCGTGGTCGATGACGGCCGCGGCATCCCCGTTGACGAGGTGCCCGGCGAGGGCGTCTCCGGCGTCGAGACGGTGATGACCAAGCTGCACGCCGGCGGCAAGTTCGGCGGTGGCGGTTACGCGGTCTCCGGCGGCCTGCACGGCGTCGGCATCTCCGTGGTCAACGCGCTCTCCACCGAAATCGATGTGGAGGTGCGCCGCCAGGGCTTCCATTGGACGCAGAACTTCAAGGACCAGAAGGCCACCGCCCCGCTCAAGAAGGGCGCTCCCCTGGCCGAGGGCGAGTCCACCGGCACCTCCGTGACGTTCTGGGCCGACCCCAAGATCTTCGAGACGACGACTTACGACTTCGAGACGCTGCGCTCGCGCTTCCAGCAGATGGCCTTCCTCAACAAGGGCCTGCGCATCAGCCTCACCGACGAGCGCCAGCCCGACATGGCTGGCGACGAGGTGGCCGGCAGCGAGGAGGATACCACCGAAGCGAAGAACCAGACGGTCTCCTACTGCTACCAGAACGGCATCAAGGACTACGTCGACTACATGGTCAAGTCCCGCAAGGCCACGCCCATCGAGGACGAGGTGATCGACCTGGAGGCCGAGGACCTCAAGCTCGGCATCTCCGCCGAGATCGCGTTGCAGTGGACCACCGCCTACTCCGAGTCGGTGCACACCTTCGCCAACACCATCTCCACCACCGAGGGCGGCACCCACGAAGAGGGCTTCCGCGCCGCGCTCACCAGCCTTATCAACCGCTACGCGCGCGACAAGAACCTGCTCAAGGACAAGGACGATAATCTCTCCGGTGACGACGTCCGTGAGGGCTTGACCGCCGTCGTCTCGGTGAAGCTCACCAACCCGCAGTTCGAGGGCCAGACCAAGACCAAGCTCGGCAACTCCGAGGCGAAGACCTTCGTGCAGCGCGTGATGACCGACCGCCTGGGCGACTGGTTCGACTCCCATCCGACCGATGCCAAGAACATCATCCAGAAGGCGCTCGAGGCCTCGCACGCGCGTATCGCCGCCAAGAAGGCCCGCGAGAACACCCGTCGCAAGTCCGTCTTCGAGACCGCCGGCATGCCCGACAAGCTGAAGGACTGCCAGTCCAACAATCCCGAGGAATGCGAACTGTTCATCGTCGAGGGCGATTCCGCAGGCGGCTCCGCCATCCAGGGCCGCAACCCGATCACGCAGGCCATCCTGCCGCTTCGTGGCAAGATCCTCAACACCGAGCGCGCCTCCATCGACCGCATCATGAAGTCCGACACCATCGAGGCCCTGATCACGGCCGTCGGCGGCGGTTACGGCGACGACTTCGACATCAACAAGGTGCGCTACCACAAGGTCATCATCATGGCCGATGCGGATGTGGACGGCGCGCATATCGCCACGCTCAACCTGACGCTCTTCTTCCGCTACATGCGCCCGATGATCTACGCCGGCTACGTCTACGTGGCTATGCCGCCGCTCTACCGCATCAAATGGACCAAGGGCGCCCACAGCTTCGTCTACACCGACGCCGAGCGCGACCGTGTCCTGAAGGAAGGCCGCGAGGCCGGACGCCAGCTGCCCAAGGGCGAAGGCATCCAGCGCTACAAGGGCCTTGGCGAGATGAGCTACCAAGAGCTGTGGAGCACCACCATGGACCCCGAGCACCGCATCCTGAAGCAGGTCGAGATTGAGGACGCGGCCCGCGCCGACGAGACCTTCTCGATGCTCATGGGCGATGAGGTGGAGCCGCGCAGGCTCTTCATCCAGCGCAACGCGCACGATGCGAGGTTCATTGACGCCTAG
- the gyrA gene encoding DNA gyrase subunit A, translated as MADDNNTNDGSDQQYVPDGSLEPLSPQEADNTDYGLMKGERIQRIDLGQEMRESYLAYSLSVIVERALPDVRDGMKPVHRRVIYAMYDGGYRPDRGYNKCSRVVGDVMGKYHPHGDSAIYDTLVRMAQSWSMRYLLVDGQGNFGSPGDDPAAAMRYTECRMAPLAMEMVRDIDKDTVDFVPNYDGKTQEPTVLPARFPNLLVNGSSGIAVGMATNIPPHNMREVADGVHWALDHPDATKEELLEALLQRIKGPDFPTGATILGHKGIEKAYRTGRGLITMRAVVNTEEIKGRMCLVVTELPYQVNPDRLAASIRESVRDGKIQGIADMRDETSGRTGQRLVLVLKRDAVPKVVLNNLYKHTQLQQTFGANMLALVDNVPRTLSLDAFVSHWVTHQIEVVDRRTRYLKREAEERDHILQGYLKALDMIDEVIALIRASKDVETARNGLKDLLDVDDAQADAILAMQLRRLAALERQKILDEHNELMKKIADYNDILSSPERERKIVGDELDEIVAKYGDERRTKILPFSGEMSDEDLIADENVVVTVTHSGFVKRTKADEYRAQHRGGKGIKGAKLRQDDVVDHFFLTSTHNWLLFFTNRGRVFRLKAYELPEGSRDSKGQHVANLLQLAPGETIQAVLSIPNYDVAKYLVLATRSGKVKKTELTQYDSTRQGGLIAVRLMADPETGEPADELIGATLCNADDDIILVSKHGMSLKFKADDEQLRPMGRQTAGVQGMKFRDGDELLAMDVVRADQEEELDLLVVTNEGFAKRTNIDEYRLQGRNGYGVKALQLADGRGELVGALIVRDSDQVMAIMKSGKVIRSDVNEVKRTGRNTQGVTLAKPDKNDEIISIARNDDTEDDEDEDADENAADKNSAESGSVDSTESGSAENGDAKADEGKSEAKAEGETDAE; from the coding sequence GTGGCAGACGATAACAATACAAATGATGGCAGCGACCAACAGTACGTGCCCGACGGCTCACTGGAGCCGCTGAGCCCGCAGGAGGCCGACAACACCGATTACGGCCTGATGAAGGGCGAGCGTATCCAGCGCATCGACCTGGGCCAGGAGATGCGCGAATCGTACCTCGCGTACTCCCTCTCCGTGATCGTGGAGCGCGCGCTCCCCGACGTGCGAGACGGCATGAAGCCGGTGCACCGCCGCGTGATCTACGCGATGTACGATGGCGGATACCGCCCTGACCGCGGCTACAATAAGTGCTCCCGCGTCGTCGGCGACGTGATGGGCAAGTACCATCCGCACGGCGACTCCGCCATCTACGACACCCTAGTGCGTATGGCCCAGTCGTGGTCGATGCGCTACCTGCTCGTGGACGGCCAGGGCAACTTCGGCTCCCCGGGCGACGACCCCGCGGCCGCCATGCGTTACACCGAGTGCCGTATGGCCCCGCTCGCCATGGAGATGGTGCGCGACATCGACAAGGACACTGTCGACTTCGTGCCGAACTACGACGGCAAGACGCAGGAGCCCACCGTGCTCCCCGCCCGCTTCCCGAATCTTCTGGTCAACGGCTCCTCCGGCATCGCCGTGGGCATGGCTACCAACATCCCGCCGCACAACATGCGCGAGGTGGCCGATGGCGTGCACTGGGCACTCGACCATCCCGACGCCACCAAGGAGGAGCTGCTCGAGGCGCTCCTGCAGCGCATCAAGGGCCCGGACTTCCCCACCGGCGCCACGATTCTCGGCCACAAGGGCATCGAGAAGGCCTACCGCACCGGCCGTGGCCTCATCACTATGCGCGCCGTGGTCAACACCGAGGAGATCAAGGGCCGTATGTGCCTGGTGGTCACTGAGCTGCCCTACCAGGTCAACCCCGACCGCCTCGCCGCCTCCATCCGTGAATCCGTGCGCGACGGCAAGATCCAAGGCATCGCCGACATGCGCGACGAGACCTCGGGCCGCACCGGCCAGCGCCTCGTGCTCGTTCTGAAGCGCGACGCCGTGCCGAAGGTCGTCCTGAACAACCTGTACAAGCACACCCAGCTGCAGCAGACGTTCGGCGCCAACATGCTCGCGCTGGTCGACAACGTGCCGCGCACGCTCTCGCTCGACGCCTTCGTCAGCCACTGGGTCACCCACCAGATCGAGGTTGTGGATCGTCGTACCCGCTACCTCAAGCGCGAGGCCGAGGAACGCGACCACATCCTGCAGGGCTACCTGAAGGCCCTCGACATGATCGACGAGGTCATCGCCCTCATCCGCGCCTCCAAGGACGTGGAGACCGCGCGCAACGGCCTCAAGGACCTGCTGGACGTCGATGACGCCCAGGCCGACGCGATCCTGGCGATGCAGCTGCGTCGTCTCGCCGCGTTGGAGCGCCAGAAGATCCTCGACGAGCACAACGAGCTGATGAAGAAGATCGCCGACTACAACGACATCCTCTCCAGCCCCGAGCGTGAGCGCAAGATCGTGGGCGACGAGCTCGATGAGATCGTGGCCAAGTACGGCGACGAGCGCCGCACCAAGATCCTGCCGTTCTCCGGCGAGATGAGCGACGAGGACCTGATCGCCGACGAGAACGTGGTCGTCACCGTCACGCACTCCGGCTTCGTCAAGCGCACCAAGGCCGACGAATACCGCGCCCAGCACCGCGGCGGCAAGGGCATCAAGGGCGCCAAGCTGCGCCAGGACGATGTGGTGGACCACTTCTTCCTCACCTCGACGCATAACTGGCTGCTCTTCTTCACCAACCGTGGCCGCGTCTTCCGCCTCAAGGCTTACGAGCTGCCCGAGGGCTCGCGCGACTCCAAGGGCCAGCATGTGGCGAATCTGCTGCAGCTCGCGCCCGGCGAGACCATCCAGGCGGTGCTCTCGATCCCGAACTACGACGTAGCCAAGTACCTCGTGCTCGCCACCCGCAGTGGCAAGGTCAAGAAGACCGAGCTGACGCAATACGACTCCACCCGTCAGGGCGGCCTCATCGCCGTGCGCCTGATGGCCGACCCCGAGACCGGCGAGCCGGCCGACGAGCTGATTGGCGCGACGCTGTGCAATGCGGACGATGACATCATCTTGGTCTCTAAGCACGGCATGAGCTTGAAGTTCAAGGCCGACGACGAGCAGCTGCGCCCGATGGGCCGCCAGACCGCCGGTGTGCAGGGCATGAAGTTCCGCGATGGCGACGAGCTGTTGGCGATGGACGTGGTCCGCGCCGACCAGGAAGAGGAGCTCGACCTGTTGGTCGTCACCAACGAGGGCTTCGCCAAGCGCACCAACATCGACGAATACCGCCTCCAGGGCCGCAACGGCTACGGCGTCAAGGCGCTGCAGCTGGCCGACGGACGCGGCGAGCTGGTGGGCGCGCTCATCGTGCGCGACAGCGACCAGGTGATGGCCATCATGAAGTCCGGCAAGGTCATCCGCTCCGACGTCAACGAGGTCAAGCGCACCGGGCGCAACACCCAGGGCGTCACGCTCGCCAAGCCTGACAAGAACGACGAGATCATCTCCATCGCCCGCAACGACGACACCGAGGACGACGAGGATGAGGACGCGGACGAGAATGCGGCGGACAAGAACTCTGCTGAGTCTGGTTCCGTTGATTCCACCGAGTCCGGTTCCGCCGAAAACGGTGACGCCAAAGCTGACGAAGGCAAGTCCGAGGCCAAGGCTGAAGGCGAGACCGACGCTGAGTAA
- a CDS encoding DUF3566 domain-containing protein, with product MSENFSDSEFDRALRPEGEQGEGGHEHNAPRVARSASNQHSGLGGSSTNVPAPHMNGGSKRRKPRARRMSLSLTRIDAWSVAKVTFLLSVAFGIIQIVAVALIWALLNVVGVFDQVTQIVSSTGLDAGGFNLASVFSFSTVISTVTIVAIVEVVIATIFAVIIAALYNVISQLVGGVHVTLGDD from the coding sequence ATGAGCGAGAACTTCAGCGACAGCGAGTTTGACAGGGCACTGCGACCCGAGGGTGAGCAGGGCGAAGGTGGCCACGAGCACAACGCCCCACGCGTGGCGCGCTCGGCCTCCAACCAGCACTCCGGCCTCGGCGGCTCCTCCACGAACGTGCCGGCCCCGCACATGAACGGCGGCAGCAAGCGTCGCAAGCCCCGCGCCCGCCGCATGAGCCTTTCGCTGACCCGCATCGACGCGTGGTCGGTGGCCAAGGTCACCTTCCTGCTCTCCGTGGCGTTCGGCATCATCCAGATTGTGGCCGTGGCGCTCATCTGGGCGCTGCTCAACGTGGTCGGCGTCTTCGACCAGGTCACGCAGATCGTCTCGTCCACGGGCCTCGACGCCGGTGGCTTCAATCTCGCCAGTGTCTTCTCCTTCAGCACGGTGATCAGCACGGTCACCATCGTGGCCATCGTCGAGGTCGTCATCGCTACGATTTTCGCGGTCATCATCGCGGCGTTATACAACGTCATCAGCCAGCTCGTCGGCGGTGTGCACGTCACCCTCGGCGACGACTGA
- the lepB gene encoding signal peptidase I gives MKSAAATKSKTAAKPANATKASSTSQSVAAAKSATTIANATPATAATTATATTTPATRRAARAAKAEETRRDIKSKLGAHVKEGGKLTFDDVLYILICCLIAIVIASVLRLFVFGLYAIPSGSMEDTLEVGDHIVTNRLSPKIFKLQRGDVVVFKDPANWLQSNDIYASNDLVKRVIGLPGDVVACKGAGYPVTVNGVAIDESSYIKDGVQPSGFSFKVKVTPGNIFVLGDNRANSADSRYHANDGNHGLVPLGRVKGVAMLDYWPASRFKVVKSHHDVFAKVPGAVHS, from the coding sequence ATGAAATCAGCGGCGGCAACAAAGTCTAAGACTGCGGCAAAGCCGGCGAACGCGACGAAGGCTTCCAGTACTTCTCAGTCCGTGGCCGCAGCGAAATCCGCGACCACTATTGCGAACGCAACTCCGGCCACAGCAGCAACCACCGCAACCGCGACGACCACCCCAGCGACCAGAAGGGCCGCGCGGGCCGCGAAGGCCGAGGAGACACGGCGCGACATCAAATCCAAGCTTGGCGCGCATGTGAAGGAGGGCGGCAAGCTCACCTTCGACGACGTGCTCTACATCCTGATCTGCTGCCTGATCGCCATCGTGATCGCCAGCGTGCTGCGCCTCTTCGTCTTTGGCCTCTACGCGATTCCGTCCGGTTCGATGGAAGACACGCTCGAGGTCGGCGACCACATCGTCACCAACCGCCTCTCCCCCAAGATCTTCAAGCTGCAACGCGGCGACGTGGTGGTCTTCAAGGATCCGGCCAACTGGTTGCAATCCAACGACATCTACGCCTCCAACGACCTCGTCAAGCGCGTCATCGGCCTGCCCGGCGACGTGGTGGCGTGCAAGGGCGCCGGCTACCCGGTGACGGTCAACGGCGTGGCGATCGACGAGAGCTCCTACATCAAGGACGGCGTGCAGCCCAGCGGCTTCTCCTTCAAGGTGAAGGTGACGCCGGGCAACATCTTCGTGCTCGGCGACAACCGCGCCAACTCGGCGGATTCGCGCTACCACGCCAACGACGGCAACCACGGCCTCGTGCCCTTGGGGCGCGTGAAGGGCGTGGCGATGCTCGACTATTGGCCCGCGAGCCGCTTCAAAGTGGTCAAGTCGCACCATGACGTGTTCGCGAAAGTGCCCGGCGCCGTTCATTCCTGA